The following are from one region of the Channa argus isolate prfri chromosome 6, Channa argus male v1.0, whole genome shotgun sequence genome:
- the akt2 gene encoding RAC-beta serine/threonine-protein kinase yields the protein MNEVSVVREGWLHKRGEYIKTWRPRYFILKSDGSFIGYKEKPEVSSDHSLPPLNNFSVAECQLMKTERPRPNTFVIRCLQWTSVIERTFHVDSNEEREEWMRTIQAVANSLKSQQQDEEPMEIKFGSPSDSSGTEEMEIAVTKSRTKVTMSDFDYLKLLGKGTFGKVILVKEKATGMYYAMKILRKEVIIAKDEVAHTVTESRVLQNTRHPFLTTLKYAFQTHDRLCFVMEYANGGELFFHLSRDRVFTEDRARFYGAEIVSALEYLHSNNVVYRDLKLENLMLDKDGHIKITDFGLCKEGITDGATMKTFCGTPEYLAPEVLEDNDYGRAVDWWGLGVVMYEMMCGRLPFYNQDHERLFELILMEEIRFPKNLAPEAKALLAGLLKKDPKQRLGGGPDDAKDVMSHKFFTSINWQDVIEKKLIPPFKPQVTSETDTRYFDDEFTAQSITITPPDKYDSLDAEDSDQRTHFPQFSYSASIRE from the exons ATGAATGAAGTCAGTGTTGTGAGAGAGGGATGGCTCCACAAGAGAG GTGAATACATAAAAACGTGGCGGCCTCGTTACTTCATCTTAAAGAGCGATGGCTCCTTCATTGGCTACAAAGAGAAGCCTGAGGTGTCCAGTGACCACAGCCTTCCACCACTCAACAACTTCTCTGTCGCAG aaTGCCAGCTCATGAAGACAGAGCGCCCCAGGCCCAACACATTTGTCATTCGTTGCTTGCAGTGGACCTCCGTTATCGAGCGCACCTTTCACGTAGACAGCAATGAGGAAAG GGAGGAATGGATGCGAACAATCCAGGCAGTGGCAAATAGTCTGAAGAGTCAGCAACAGGATGAGGAGCCCATGGAGATCAAATTTGGCTCTCCAAGTGACAGCAGCGGCACAGAGGAGATGGAGATCGCTGTGACCAAATCCCGCACAAAAGTG ACCATGAGCGACTTTGATTACCTGAAACTCTTGGGCAAAGGGACATTTGGTAAAGTTATCCTGGTTAAGGAGAAGGCCACAGGCATGTACTATGCCATGAAAATCCTCCGCAAAGAAGTCATCATTGCTAAA GATGAGGTGGCACACACAGTTACAGAAAGCAGAGTTCTTCAAAATACTCGACATCCCTTTCTAACA ACACTAAAATATGCATTTCAAACACATGACCGACTATGCTTTGTGATGGAGTATGCAAATGGAGGAGAA cTTTTCTTTCACTTATCACGAGATAGAGTGTTCACAGAAGACAGAGCACGATTCTATGGTGCAGAAATAGTGTCAGCACTTGAGTATCTGCACTCAAACAATGTAGTATATAGGGATTTAAAG CTGGAGAACCTCATGTTAGACAAAGACGGGCACATAAAGATAACAGACTTTGGGCTGTGTAAAGAAGGGATCACAGACGGTGCCACAATGAAAACCTTCTGTGGAACTCCAGAGTACCTGGCACCAGAG GTGCTAGAAGACAATGACTACGGTCGAGCAGTGGACTGGTGGGGACTGGGTGTGGTCATGTATGAGATGATGTGTGGTCGGTTGCCCTTTTACAACCAGGACCACGAGCGTTTATTTGAGCTCATCCTAATGGAAGAGATCCGCTTTCCCAAGAACCTGGCCCCGGAGGCAAAGGCTTTGCTGGCTGGCCTGCTCAAAAAGGATCCCAAACAAAG gctCGGAGGAGGACCAGACGATGCCAAAGATGTGATGAGCCACAAGTTCTTCACCTCCATCAACTGGCAGGATGTCATTGAAAAAAAG CTTATTCCACCGTTCAAGCCGCAGGTAACATCAGAGACGGACACGCGTTACTTCGATGATGAGTTCACAGCACAATCCATTACAATAACACCTCCAGACAAGT ATGACAGTTTAGACGCAGAGGATTCAGATCAGCGTACGCACTTTCCTCAGTTCTCCTACTCTGCCAGCATACGCGAGTGA
- the dhx40 gene encoding probable ATP-dependent RNA helicase DHX40 — translation MSKSARWDLKDNESKHLPIYQHKPKLIQAVKNSTFLVVTGETGSGKTTQLPQYLHEAGFCKNGKIGITQPRRVAAITVAQRVAEEMQYTLGREVGYQIRFDDCTSQDTVVKYMTDGCLLREILADPGLSQYSVVILDEVHERSLNTDILLGLLKKIFSNSPKASKSRSFPLKVVVMSATLETDKLSAFLSNCPVFTIPGRTFPVTCTFGSAVGPKDTESTSYIKEVVNMALAVHTSEMAGDILVFLTGQSEIERACDLLFEKAESIDYRYDVQDQTVEGLLILPLYGSMPTDQQRQIFQPPPPGIRKCVVATNIAATSLTVNGVKYIIDSGFVKQLNHNSRVGMDILEVVPISKSEAQQRAGRAGRTSAGKCFRIYTKEFWEKCMPEYTVPEIQRTSLTAVILTLKCLGVHDVIRFPYLDSPEERFILEALKQLYQFDAIDRRGNVTQLGELMVEFPLHPGLTRAVLKATSLGCKDLLLPVAAMLSVENIFIRPGHPDKQKEAEKKHRVLAAKSGGTNDFATLLTVFQSCKSSDRPSEWCKENWIHWRALKSAISVETQLRDILLRLQQNRDIPKETFDGKKSEVFRRCLCTGYFTNVARRSVGKVFCTMDGHGSMVHIHPSSSLFDQEAGLNWVIFHDVLVTSRMYIRTVCPIRYEWVKDLLPKLHEVDVYELSSVARQEVTDEEMTKWDTREAAKRQPEVSKEEIMKKMEKRNNETTISDARARYLQRKQQRQQSKAI, via the exons ATGTCTAAATCTGCGAGATGGGACCTCAAAGACAACGAGTCCAAACACTTGCCGATATATCAGCACAAACCCAAGCTGATTCAGGCTGTTAAAAATAGCACGTTTCTGGTTGTTACTGGTGAGACTGGAAGCGGGAAAACCACACAACTTCCACAGTACCTGCATGAAGCTG GTTTTTGCAAAAATGGCAAGATTGGCATCACCCAGCCTCGGCGAGTGGCTGCCATCACAGTAGCCCAGAGGGTCGCTGAGGAGATGCAGTACACTCTGGGTAGGGAAGTAGGCTACCAAATCCGCTTTGATGACTGCACATCACAG GACACGGTGGTGAAGTACATGACAGATGGCTGTTTGCTCAGAGAAATCCTGGCAGACCCTGGACTTTCTCAGTACAGTGTTGTCATCTTGGATGAAGTCCATGAACGCAGCCTTAACACA GACATTCTCCTGGGTTtgttgaagaaaatattttccaacTCTCCTAAAGCCTCAAAGAGCCGTTCTTTCCCTTTGAAAGTGGTTGTGATGTCTGCCACTTTGGAAACTGACAAGCTTTCAGCCTTTCTCAGCAACTGTCCAGTATTTACTATTCCTGGGAGGACTTTTCCTGTAACCTGCACATTTGGCTCAGCTGTAGGACCCAAAGACACAGAAAGCACTAGCTATATAAAAGAG GTTGTAAATATGGCACTTGCTGTGCACACCAGTGAAATGGCTGGAGacattcttgtgtttttaacag GTCAGTCAGAGATTGAGCGTGCCTGTGACTTGCTGTTTGAAAAAGCAGAGTCTATAGACTATCGCTATGATGTACAGGACCAAACTGTGGAGGGCCTTCTCATTTTGCCCCTTTATGGATCCATGCCCACAG ATCAACAGAGGCAGATCTTTCAGCCCCCACCTCCAGGAATACGAAAGTGTGTTGTAGCTACTAATATTGCAGCAACATCACTCACCGTCAATGGCGTAAA GTATATCATAGACAGTGGCTTTGTTAAGCAACTCAATCACAACTCAAGAGTGGGAATGGATATCTTGGAGGTGGTTCCTATTTCAAA GAGTGAGGCTCAGCAGAGAGCAGGCCGAGCTGGAAGAACCTCAGCCGGGAAATGCTTTCGAATTTATACCAAGGAATTCTGGGAGAAGTGCATGCCTGAATACACAGTCCCAGAGATCCAGAGGACAAGTCTGACAGCAGTGATACTCACACTCAAGTGCCTGGGCGTTCATGATGTCATTAG GTTTCCTTATCTGGATTCTCCAGAGGAGAGGTTTATTCTAGAAGCACTAAAACAGCTCTATCAGTTTGATGCTATTGACAG GAGAGGTAATGTGACGCAGCTGGGGGAGCTAATGGTGGAGTTTCCATTGCACCCAGGCCTTACCAGGGCTGTTCTCAAAGCCACCTCTCTTGGCTGCAAGGACCTGCTGCTCCCTGTTGCTGCCATGTTGTCTGTAGAGAACATCTTCATCAGGCCAG GCCACCCTGACAAGcagaaggaggcagagaagaagCACAGGGTACTGGCTGCGAAAAGTGGCGGTACAAATGACTTTGCCACGCTTTTGACTGTATTTCAGTCATGCAAGTCTAG TGACAGACCTTCAGAATGGTGTAAAGAGAATTGGATCCACTGGAGGGCGCTGAAATCAGCCATCAGTGTGGAGACTCAGCTACGAGACATCCTGCTCCGCCTGCAGCAG AACAGAGATATCcctaaagaaacatttgatgGGAAAAAGAGTGAGGTTTTCAGAAGATGCCTGTGCACAGGATACTTCACCAATGTTGCAAGAAG GTCTGTTGGAAAGGTATTTTGTACAATGGATGGCCATGGCTCAATGGTTCACATTCATCCATCTTCATCT CTGTTTGACCAAGAGGCGGGGCTGAACTGGGTCATCTTCCATGATGTGCTGGTCACTTCTCGTATGTACATCAGGACAGTGTGTCCTATTCGATATGAGTGGGTGAAGGACTTATTACCTAAACTCCATGAGGTGGATGTCTATGAATTGAGCAGTGTGGCAAGACAAGAAGTAACTGATGAAGAGATGACAAAATGGGACACCAGAGAAGCAGCCAAAAGACAACCAG aggtTTCTAAggaagaaataatgaaaaagatgGAGAAGCGAAACAATGAAACTACTATAAGTGATGCTCGTGCTCGCTACCTGCAAcgaaaacaacaaagacaacaaagtaAAGCTATTtga